The DNA segment ATATCCGAAAAAATAGGCTGCATCACGCCTCAACCCAGGGTAGTCGACCGGGCTGGTGTCATTCAGCTCCCTGCCGAAGCCGTATGGCCTCTCAGCATGGTTGATAGGGACAACGGTCTCCAGGGAGTCGGAAATGCCGAGATAGCGATCAGGGAGTTGGTATGGGAAAAGCGTTTGCGTAGAGCTGGATTCATAGAAAGAGACCGGGCTTACCGGTAGCCAGTCGGTGGACTGGGCTTGGCCCGTCAAGGTCAACAGGATGAGACAGCAGAGGAGCCGTCCCAGATGGCTCCCTGTCTGAGTGTTGCTATGTTTCGTATCTCTGATCATGCGCAGCTATCTGTTGCCTGGCTTGGACTGTGGCGACAGACGAGTCTGATTCTTCAACCCTGGATTCTTGGTAGACGGAGATCGCCGGCCGCGATTATAGCGGATCGTAAATCTGGAACCACCACTTTTCGTGAGATTCTTGAACTCCCACAGGGAGACCTCAGCCCAATGGCCGTAGACATGGGGCCTGTTGCAGGTCAATGAAGTTGTTGGTGAGGGAGGTTTAAATGAATGAAAAACAGAGAGTTATGGATTCTTCGTGCCATCCTCGTTGGTTTTTCGCAGGTTTTCCAGATTGTCCAGTACCCGCTGGGCACGCTGGATCTTCTCCCGAGCCCGTAGATCGAGGGGGTCGAGGGTCAGGGCTGCCCGCCAGGTAGCCTTGGCACTCTCGATTTCACCATCCCGATAGAGCCGGTCACCGGCCAGCAGTAGGTTCTCAATATATTTTTTCAGTGTTCGCTTGACGTCGGCGAGTAGTTTTTTTGCCGTTTCGTTCTTGGGTGACTCTTTCAATACGAGATTGAGTGCGAGTCTGGCTTCCTTGAGCTGGCCGCTCTCAACCAGTCGTTTGGCCTCCGCAAGGTTTTTGTCGATGCGTTTTTTCCACTTCTGCTCTCGCGTGGCCAACTCCTCCTTTGCGACTGCTTTTTTATACTGGATCTGCTCTTTCAGAAGGTGTTCCATCAGGTTTTGGTCGGCCTTATCCTGTTTCAATGAAAGGGCGAGGGTCAGGCAGTCCTTGGACAAGGCATTGTTTCGCTTAAAATGGCGCCATGCGCACTCAGATAGCGCCTTTTGCATACTCAGCAGGGTTTCCTGGGTCTCCTGCAGGAGCTCGTAGTAGTGGGGTTTATCGGGACTGGCTTGGGTCAGCTTGGTAAGAATCGGCAACTGATTCTTCAATGCTGAGGTATTGCTGATCAGCAGTTGATCGTTCAGCTCCTCTTCCAGGGTCTTTTGTTGGTTTCTGAAGCTCTCGAGCTCCTTTGAATAGGCGGTGCTGAGATTTCTGTTGGCACTGGCACGGTCAAGGAGTGTGATTGCCTCGCCATAGCGTCCCTTGGCCGCTAATTGCCGGCTCTTGTCGAGGGCGTTGTCTTCAACTGGGGCAGGCGTGGTTTTCTTGCTTTCTATCAACTGACAGCCTGAGATCATCGTGAGTGATAGATAGGCTATAAATAGTTTTAAAAGCAGTTTCATCTAACCTGTTTGTTCAATATATAGGCCATGGTACGCAACAACCATTGACCAAATTCCCGTGACGGTGTTCCCGCAATATAGGGTGTAACGAGATTTTTCTTACCCCGAATCTTCAGCGTGGGTTGTTTGTGCAGCTCAACCATTTCAGCCACCCCGGGAAACTCAGCCGTTGTCTGGCTCATCATGATGCCGTCAGCCGGAGAAGCGCCACATAGGCGGGAGGCGAGATTAACAGTATCGCCTACAACAGTATATTCCAGCCGGTCGGGAATTCCGATATTACCCGCCAGCATTGTACCGCTATTTATGCCGATCCGTAGCATGATCGGTTCTTTCCTTGATTGGCGGCGTTTTTTGTTGATATGACGCACCATGGCCTGAATCAGCCAGGCGCAGCGAATCGCCTGCTGTCCATGTTCCTTATCCGCCTCGGGAACCCCAAACAGGATCATGGCACTGTCGCCGATGAATTTATCCACAACGCCTCGACAGCGGTGTGCCGAGTTGGCAATTGCACCCAGATAGAGATTCAGCAGGGAAGCCACTTCATCGGCGGGAAGATCCTCTGAGAGCCGGGTGAAACCAACAATATCGCAAAATAGGATACTCCCCTCCATCTCCTGATTGGCGAGGCGTGGTTGGGACAGGTTTGAGAGGATTTTCTCCGCCACCACAGGAGAGACATAGCGGGAGAGGGCATCTTCAACCTGGCGTTTTTCCAGTAGTCCTGCGGTCATGCGGTCAAAATGGGCATACACCTGGCCGATCTCGTCATGGCGGTCTGTCTCCGTAGGACTGACCAGCAGGCCCGCTTCAGGCTTTTGCCCTGCCTGGGCTAGGAGGGTGATCGGTCTGCTCAGGCGCTTGCTCAAGACATAGGAGAGTATGCCGGCGATCAGAATCAGGCCAAATGTGGCGTAACCGATGATACCGATGGTGCGCTGCTGATTGCGGTCGAGAAATTGCCGGTCCAGGGTGATCATGGCGTGGCCGGCGATGACATCGCGGAATTTTATGGTGCTGAAGAATGTGATTGCCGGGTGCCTGATATTATCTTCGTCGCGCCAAGACCAGATCATCGGTAACAGCTCTTCAGAACCGGGCAACTGATGGGGTACGCTGCCGGATGTGATCCAGGGCTTTTCGCTAGGCACGATCGCAGCGCCGACCACCTTCTCATTTTGGGTTTGACGGCTTACCAGTCCCTGTAGATTGAACTGGTCATCTGCGAGCATGGGTTCACTGGCGGAGTGAGCCAGTTGTTCCACCAGGACTTCACCAAACCCTTTCACCTCACGCATGTGGAAGCTGGTTTGCTGGGTGATGAGAAACCAACCGAGAACACCCATAACCAGCGTTATCAATGTGCCGATGTAGATCGTCCACTTGATGGCGATGGGAACGGGTGCCTTGCGAAACAGTCGTACAAGCCAGTTTATCACGGATATAATCTTATAAATCAGTTAGATATTAAAGTAATTTAGTAACTTGCTTTAAATAGTGTTTTAGTACCGTTCGGAACAGATTGAGTGACTGCTCCCGCAGCCTCAGCTTACACGGACCCGTTCCTATCATTCTAGGGCCTTAGCAGTCTTTATCGTATCTCTACTACAACCCTTGGCCCATGTTCAATGGGGTTGGGGCAGATAGGTGCATAGTATATTTAGATAGTTGAATGCTTTCATGAAAAATAACAACATAAAACACCATCCAATGGGTCTGTTGACTATCAATTGAAACGGTAATGAAAATACCGAGACTCAATCATTGGTAATCTTGGCGGCCCGGTTGATATGTTGTAATAGCCTGGCAGATATCTCCTCGATGGACATAGATGTGGTATCCAGATAGGGGATCCTGTAGTGCTTGTAGAGATCTTCAGACAGCTTGATCTCCATTCTACACTGTTCGATGGATGAGTAGCGGCGATCGGGTCGCCGTTCCTGCCGAATCCGTTGCAGTTGGTGTGGGTCGATGGTCAGTCCATAGAGCTTGTTCTTGTAGGTGCTCAAGACCTTTGGCAGCAGATCATTCTCAAGATCATCTTCTGTGATGGGGTAGTTAGCCGCCAGGACACTATGTTGCAGACCGAGAAAGAGGCAGGTGGGGGTCTTGCCGACACGCGATACCCCAATCAGGATCAGATCGGCAGTGGTGTAGTTCTTGGTGATGGCCCCATCATCGTTGTTCAAGGCGAAATTGACTGCGTGGATACGCTGATCGTAGGCCCGGTTATTGTCTGTTGTATGAAAGCGGCCCAGGGCATGGGATGAGGGGAGTTGCAGCTCTTGTTCAAGACGCGCGGTGAATGTTTCAAAAAAATCCATTACCGGGACATCCAGCTGTTTGAAATAGTCACGGATTTGAGGGTCCACCAGGGTGGTGAAGACAATCGGCTTCTGATTGGACTCGATGGTTGTCTGATTGATCCGCTCTGCAACCCGCCTGGCCTTGTCCAGGGTGTCAATAAAAGGCCAGTGAACTGTCTCGTAAGTGAAGCCCTCAAATTGACTCAGTAACGAACGTCCCATGGCCTCTACCGTGATACCGGTATGATCGGCGAGAAAGAAGATGGTACGTTTCATAGGATTGGCTGCAGGGTTGTTAGGCTAAAGTCGATTCGATTCAAGCAGGCGCGGCAGGGCCGCACCCAAGGGTGCCAGGCAGCCCTTGGTGCCTCCCTGCACCCAGGTTGCTTGATCAGCTTTCCAGACCGGCCAGGAGACGCCAGGTGTCGATAACCGTATCCGGATTCAGGGACATGCTTTGGATACCCTGTTCCACCAGCCATTCCGCCAGGTCAGGGTAGTCAGATGGGCCCTGACCGCATATGCCCACATATTTCCCTGCCTCGTTACAGGCCTGGATCGCCATGCCGAGCATCCGTTTAACCGCCGGATCCCTTTCATCAAAGCTGTTGGCCACCAGGCCTGAATCACGGTCCAATCCGAGGGTCAACTGGGTCATGTCGTTGGAACCGATGGAGAAACCGTCGAAATATTCAAGGAAATCCTTGGCCAGGACGGCATTCGAGGGCAACTCGCACATCATAATGACCTTCAGCCCGTTTTCGCCCCGTTTTAGGCCGTTCTCTTCCAGTAGTTGGATAACAGCTGCTGCCTCGTCCAGGGTACGCACAAAGGGGATCATGATCTCCACATTGTCAAACCCCATCTCTTCCCGTACCCGTTTCAGGGCCCGGCACTCCAGCTCGAAGCAGGGTCGGAAACTCTGTGAAATGTAGCGGGATGCCCCGCGAAAGCCGATCATCGGGTTCTCTTCTTCGGGTTCATAGAGCTTGCCGCCGATCAGGTTTGCATATTCGTTCGATTTAAAATCGGACATGCGCACGATCACCGGTTTTCCATTGAAGGCGGCAGCGAGGGTGGAGATACCCTCAACCAGTTTATCCACGTAGAACTCCACCGGAGCGGAATAGCCGTCGATCTGTTTCTGCACACTGGATTTGATATCGCTGGGTAGATTGTCAAACTCCATCAGGGCCCGGGGATGTACTCCAATAGTGGTGTTGATGATGAATTCCAGGCGGGCCAGGCCTATGCCCGAATTGGGGATACGGCTGAAGGCGAAGGCACGACTCGGATTGGCCACATTCATCATGATCTTGGCGGGGGGTTCCGGTAGCGAGGTAACGTCGCCACGACTGATGGAGAATTTCAACAGACCCTGGTAGATAAAACCGTCATCGCCCTCGGCGCAGGATACGGTAACCTCCTGTCCCTCTTGCAGGGTTTCGGTGGCGTCGTTACAGCCCACCACGGCGGGGATACCCAGTTCGCGGGCAATGATCGCCGCATGACAGGTTCGCCCACCCCGGTTGGTGACGATGGCGGAGGCCCGTTTCATCACCGGCTCCCAATCCGGATCGGTCATATCGGTGATCAGCACATCACCGGGTTCGACCTTCGCCATTTCGCTGGCATTGTGGATGACCTTCGCCACACCTGAGCCGATGCGCTGACCGATGGCGCGGCCCTGGGCCAATACCTGACCTTTCTCCTCCAGCTTGAATCGCTCCACCGTGGAGGCATCGACCCGGCTCTCCACCGTCTCCGGCCGGGCCTGGAGGATATACAGCTGACCATCACTGCCATCCAGGCCCCATTCGATATCCATCGGGCGCTGATAGTGCTTTTCGATGGTAATCGCCATCTGCGCCAGGCTCTCCACCTGTTCATTTGTGAGAGAAAACTGTCGCCGCTGCTGCTCGGGTACAGCCACGGTCACGACACGCTCTTCATCCGCCTGACCATAGACCATCTTGATTGCCTTGCCGCCCAGATTGCGACGCAGGATAGCCGGGCGTCCTGCTTCCACGTTGCCCTTATGGACGTAGAATTCATCCGGGTTCACCGAACCCTGTACCACCGTCTCGCCCAAGCCATAGGAGCTGGTGATAAAGACGGCATCCTTGAAGCCGGACTCCGTATCCAGGGTGAACATCACCCCGGAGGAGCCGATGTCGGAACGCACCATACGCTGGATGCCGGCGGAGAGGGCCACATCTTCATGGGCGAATCCCTGATGTACCCGATAGGAGATCGCACGGTCGTTGTAGAGGGAGGCGAATACCTCCTTGATGGCGACCATTACCTCATCCAGGCCCTGCACATTGAGGAAGGTCTCCTGTTGGCCGGCGAATGAGGCATCTGGCAGGTCTTCGGCGGTTGCCGAGGAGCGGACCGCGACTGAAGGGGGAGTATCCGTATCACCGGTAAGCTGTTTGTAGGCCTCGGTTACCGCAACTTGCAGGGATTCAGGGAAAGGCGCATCCACCACCCATTGGCGTATCGTCTTGCCGGCCTCGGCCAGGGCGGTGACATCCTCCACGTCCAGGGCTTTCAGCAACGGATCAATCCGCTCCGCGAGGCCATTGTGGCGCAGGAATTCACGATATGCATGAGCCGTAGTGGCGAAGCCACCGGGGACACTGACGCCCGCATCGGCAAGGCCGCTGATCATCTCTCCCAAGGAAGCGTTCTTTCCGCCCACCTGATCCACATTCTGCATCTTCAGATGTTGGAACCAGATGATTTGCTCATTCACCGCTTGGCCTCTGCTGTTGGATTGATTGGACTGCTCATTCATTGTTGTAACCTCTGGGGTTGTCTCCTTGACGTTGGCAGCTGCTGCCGCTACATAAACAGCTCTTTCCGCAACCCGTACCCTCTTCCCTGGGAGGGCCGAATTCTGGATGCAGCTTGGCGAAGCGCCGCGCGATCGATTGCACTATCAACCAACCGAGCAGCAGAATAGGAATTATTGTCATGGCAATGAGATAGTCTATCAAGATTAGCCCCCGAGACCTGCAAAACCCATGAACGAAAGTGATAGCAACCCACCGAGCACCAGGCTGACTGCGGCTCCCTGGGTGATGCTGGGCATGGTGGAAAGCTCCAGTTTTTCCCGCAGACCCGCCATCAGCAGAATTGCCAGGACAAAACCGGTGCCGGCACCCAGGGCGTAGACCAGGGATTGCAGGAAGTCATACTCCTTGAAGGTTTGAAATAGTGCCAGACCCAGGATCGCGCAATTGGTCGTGATCAGTGGCAGAAATATACCCAGGGAGCGGAACAGACCGGGTGAGAATTTCTTCAAGGTCATCTCCACCAGCTGTACCGCGCTGGCGATCACAGCGATATATGCAATCAGACGTAGAAATTCGATCTCAAATGTCACCAGGACAATATTGATCATATAGGCGCAGACAGAACTGACCAGCATCACGAACATGGTAGCCAGTCCCATGGGCAGGGCGGTGTTGAGTTTCCCGGAAACACCAAGAAACGGGCATAGCCCGAGAAACAGCGCCAATACGAAGTTGTTTGCCAGTACCGCGTTGAGAAAGATAAAGCTGAGTGATTCAGTGCCCATTGCTTGGCGCCCTCCGGGCTGGGGAATTATGAATTAACAATTCAAAATTAATCATCGTGTTTCCGTTGCCGTTTCCAGCTCCGCACGCTCTTTGCGCTGCTTCAGCCACTCGAACAGCAGCAGCCATGCCCCGAGTACGAGAAAACCACCGGCCGGCAGCACCATCACCACCCAGGGTTCGAAACGGGGCCCGAACAGATCGACACCGAACAGGCTGCCGGCACCCAGGATCTCCCGTACCACGCCGAGGCAGAGCAGGGCGAAGGTGAAGCCGATACCCATTCCCAGACCATTGACGATGGCCTTTAGCGGCCGGTTTCTCGAGGCGTAGGCCTCGGCACGGCCGAGGATCATGCAATTCACCACAATCAGCTGAATAAAGGCGCCCAGGGCATTATAGAGGTCGAGGGAGATGGCCTGGATGGTGTAGTCGACGATGGTGACGAAGGTGGCGATGATGACGATATAGGTGGCGATTCTGACCTGTTTCGGGATGCTCTTGCGCAGCAGCGATATCAGGGTACCGGAGGCCAGCAGCACGAAGGTGGTGGCGAGGCCCATTGCCAAGGCATTAATCGCCGAGTTGGTGACAGCCAGTACGGGACACATGCCAAGCAACATGACAAACACCGGGTTGTCCCGCCACAGTCCTTCAGTGAATGTCTCCCAGGTGATAGTGGGGTTGTCTTTAGCCATTGCTCAATTCGCTTCCGGTTTATTCATCGGTGACCTCAGGCTGCTGCAGAGGCTCGCCGGCCGCTGTCAGCTTGTCCAGGTGTGGCACAAGACCAGGCAGCAGCTGCTTTGCCGACTGATTGATCGCCTTGCCTACCGCCTTGGATGAGATGGTGGCGCCGGAGATGGCGTCGATCTCCCAGGGATTCTGTTTACTGCCCGGCTTCACCGTGACGATCTCATTGGCCAAACTCCGGCCGTCGCTGCTGAGCCTGACATCCAGTGCATCGAAGTTGGCGACAAAATTGGCGTCGGTGATGATCTTATCCCCCAAACCGGGTGTTTCAGCCAGTTTCAGCACTTTGATGCCGCGGATACATTCACAGGCAGGGTCGTAGCCATACAGGAGATGGATCAGGTCCGCATAGCCCTGGGCAGCTGCCTTCGCCGCTACGCCCTTCAACGTGCCTTCCGCGTCATATCCCGCGTAGACCAGAACCCCCTCGGCGGGTTTGTCGACTGTGACAGGCTCTACTTCACCACCATTGACTACAAAATCCTTGCGCGAAACAGCCCCGGGAATGACCTTGAAAACCGCCGCTTCTATGGCTCGGCGTTGATTTTCCGCGATAATCGGTTTGGTCAGCTGATAGGTGAGCACCACCAGAAACCCGGACAGCATTGCGATGCCCATCAACGTCCGGATCATGGGTCCGGCGGGGGTTGATGGCTGCATGACTTCTGCTTCAGGGGTACTCATTTGCTCGCCTTCTGCTCGCCGAACACGCGAGGCTGGGTGATTTGATCGATCAGTGGAGTGGCCGCGTTGCCAAGGAGAATGGCATACATCACACCCTCGGTGAGGCCGCCGAATAGACGGATGATCACTGTAATCACGCCGATCATCAAGGCATAGATAATGACCCCGAGCGGGGTGACCGGAGAGCCGACCATATCACTCGCCATGAACCATGCACCCAGCATCAATCCGCCTGAACAGAGCACGAACAAGGGGTCCGGATAGCGTGCCGGATCGATGAGATAGAAGATCCCGGCGGTAACCGCGGCGCCCAGCATCACCAGTACCGGGATACGCCAGTCGAGCATCTTTCGTGCTGCCAGGTAGAGCCCGCAGAGCAGAATCAAGAGTGCCGAAGTCTCTCCTGCCGATCCGGCCGTGGTACCCAGCAGCATATCCATGATGTCAGTCTGCACCGCTTCGAATTTCTGCAGTGCCAGCGGCGTGGCGCCGCTGAAGGCATCCACCTTGACCTCGGCCACCCAATCGCCGAGTGCCGGGGGCTGCAGGAAAGGAGGTGTCAGTGTGGTTGGAATGAATTGGCTGAAGCGTCCTTCGAAGAAGGCGGGGGTCCAGGTGGTGATCGCCACTGGAAACGCCGCCTGGACAAAGGCGCGACCGATCAGTGCCGGGTTCATGGCATTCATACCAAGGCCGCCGAACAGGGCCTTTCCCAGGGCAATGGCGATGATGCCCGCCACAACACCCATCCAGAGGGGGAAACCCGGGGGCAGGGTCAATGCCAGCAGCAGGCCGGTGATGGTTGCGGACCAGTCACCCAGGCTGTTGGGCTGGTCATTCAGACGGTTGAACAGGCGCTCGCTCAACAGACAGGTGATGGTCACCACGACGATCAGGGCCAAGGCACTGAGTCCAAATTGCCAGACGGTGAAAACACAGATCGGGAGCAGGGCATAGACCACGTTACGCATGATCCGAACCACGTCACCCCCCGCATGGGCGTGGGGTGAGGTGCGCAGCTCAATGGTGGGTTTCTTACTCATGCGGCCTGTTCTCTGTTGATCGCCTTTGCGATGCGGAAATATTGTACAAGCGGAATGTTAGAGGGACAGACATAGGAACAGCAACCGCATTCGAAACAGTCACTGAGATGATAGTCCAGGGCCATCTCTTCATATTTACGTTTTGCCGCCATCTGACCAAGCATAGAGGGATTGAGATGCATGGGACAGGCACTGACGCAGCGCGCACAGCGGATACAGGGCCAGATTCTTTGACTCTCATCCTCAATCGAAGGCTCGTTCAACACCAACAGACCGGAGGTGCCCTTGGTGATGGGAGTATCCATGGCGGAGACGGCCGGGCCCATCATCGGCCCGCCAAGAATGAATTCGGTGCGTGATCCCTCGTAACCCGTCTGTTCCAGGATATGGCGTATCGGTGTCCCCAGGGGCACCATATAGTTACCCGGTTTGACAATGCCGGGCCCGGCGACGGTGATCACCCGTTCTATCAATCCTTGCCCCAATGGCAGCAACACGCCGAGAAATGCCAGGGTGCCTACGTTGTTGACCACGACTCCCACATCGGCCGGTAATCCGCCAGTGGGTACCTCCCGGTCAAGCAGGGACTTGATCAGCATCTTCTCCGATCCTTGCGGGTACTTGGTCTCAACCACCTCGACCCGGATAGGGCTGCCCTTGGAGAGATTGGCACGCAACACCTCGGCGGCATCCATTTTGTTGTCTTCGATGCCGATGATGGCCTGACTGGTTCCCGATGCCTGCATCGCATAGCGTATACCACGAATCAGTGCTTTCGGGTATTCCAGCATGATGCGATGGTCACAGGTTAAATAGGGCTCGCATTCACAGCCATTGATGATCAGGGTATCGACCTGCTTGTCCTTTGGAATCGTCAGCTTCATATGCGATGGGAAGGCTGCGCCGCCGAGTCCCACCATGCCGCTGTCCTGGATTGCCTGGATGATCTCCCCCTGATTGAGCTCGCTCATCTCCCGGGCGTGTCCCCACAATACCTCCTGGGTTGAGCCTTCGTAGACATCCAGCACGATCCCATTGGATTTAGGTCCTTTCGGGGTCGGCATCAGCTCGATATCCCGAATCCGCCCGGTGGCCGGGGCATGCAGGGGTACCGAGAAGTTGCCGTCGGCCTTGGCAATCGGCTCGCCACGCACCACTTCCTGGCCTTTTTTCACCAGCGGGATAGCGGGTTTCCCGATATGTTGATCCAGGGGCAGCACCAGTTGCGAGGGGAAGGCAAGCCGCCGTATAGGCTTGCCCGCCGTATCTTTGTGATAGGGCGGATGGATACCGTGGGTGAAGCTTTTCAGCCCAAACAGCAGGTTGAGAAGTCCCATATCGTGTCAGACTCGGTCAGTAGGCGGATCTGGCGATCCGCCTATTTGTAAAGAAGCATTTTCTGTTTGCCATTATTGCTATCGTCTGCGGGTCTATTGATATTTCGCAGCGCGCTTGAGCAGTTTTTCCAAGTCCTTTTCCGCTTGGTTCCAGGGTGTGCCGGGATGGATGCATTCAGCGGTGCACTTTTCCGCCGCCTTGACGATATCCTTGAACTTCCCCCCCTGGGGATCAACGATCACGGCCTTCTTCTCATCGTTGTAGGCGAAGATGCCCGGATTGATCTCAATGCACTCGTCACAGGCCGTGCATTCCGGGGTCTCGATCCACACCGGTTCATAATCACCCATGGCTTCGCCTGCACCGGAAGCTGCCCCCGCGCCATTCCCGGGGGTGTTGGCAGAAATCGATCCCGCCAATGCCTCGGCATTGCCGGTGGCGGCCATCGAAAGCAGGGTGGAACTGAGACGGTTGGCCATATCCACTTTGGCCTGATTCACCAGGGCGTTCACATCCACCTTGTCGAGTTCACCGGCGATACCCTTGAGTTGGCGCCAGAACTGGCGACGTTCATCACAGGAGCGGGCGATCTCTTCCGCACAGATGATCCTCATCAGGCGATTCTTGCTGTCCACGCCCCAGATATAGGGAAACTGACCCTCACGATCATCTTCGTCCAGCTCGATAAACTCATGCATCGGGAGCATATTGTCATTCCAGGTTTCCGGCGGCGCCATGCGGAACTGCTTACGGAAGCGACCCTCGGTAACGGCAAAGTCGGCAAAGGTCATCGGTACCTCGAGCTTGCACGCTTCGCCCTTTTCATCCTCATAGTCGATGCTGTACATGGGCCAATCGTCATCCATGCCGGGATTGCCTTCCAGGTCGATGCACTCTTCTATGGTGATACCCGCATCCGGATCATATTTCACTAAGGGATAGGCGCGTGATTCAACGGCCATTTTCGATTGCCGAAATGCAATATCGTCACCGATTCCATGTTCCGGCGGACAGACGGCATAGATATTGAACAGTGCAGGACGGCGGCTGTTGAGGCCGTCGATATAGCCTTCGATCAAGTGAGTGGTATTGCTGATGGTGCCCTGCAATACATAGGTGGTGCGGTGGGCGATACCGATCAAAGATACCTCTTTGCGGATCTCCTCCTTGCCCTTCCAGGCCTTGCCGTAAGGACTCATATCGGCAACCTGACCGATGTAGCCGGAGGTACAGGCCTGGCCACCGGTATTGGAGTAGACCTGGGTGTCGAGCACCAGAACCTTGATCGGCATGCCGGAGGCGAGTGCCCGGGAGAGATTCTGGAAGCCGATATCGTACATCGCACCATCGCCGCCCACGGAGACTACCGGTGGACAGAGCTTCCACTCCTCGTCACTGAAGTCACTCCAGCTGAACTGTTGGAAGTAGTCGCCATGTTCGGTCGGGTTGTATTTTCCGGCCAACTCCAACTCGGCCTTGCGGATGGCAGCGAAGCCATCCGCCATCTTGCGCATATGCCCTTCAAACAGGCCCATCGCAACCGACGGGCTGTCCTGGAACAGGTGGCTGGCCCAGGGGAAGGGGTAGGGATTGAAGGGGTAGGTGGAGCCCCACACAGAGGTACATCCAGTCGCATTGACTATGCCCATCTCGGCACGGCCGCGCTTGGTGGTCCCTTCAACATAGCGCCATTTCAATTCCCGCAGCTGATCCAGTAACTGGGTCGCCCACTGCAGCCATTCACGGTCGATCACCGTCTTCTCATGGCCGGTGTCGAGATTGTCGCTCAGGTTGGAAAGGGTAAGGTCTCCCTCACCATTACTGGAGACAGCATCAGCGATGGCACTCGAATCGCTGAGATCAACCCCAGCTGCCAGTTTCAGGCGCACATGCTGTTCCAAGTCCCCGATCAGGCTGTCGATCTTCTCCAGATGTTGCTT comes from the Candidatus Thiodiazotropha sp. CDECU1 genome and includes:
- a CDS encoding tetratricopeptide repeat protein; its protein translation is MKLLLKLFIAYLSLTMISGCQLIESKKTTPAPVEDNALDKSRQLAAKGRYGEAITLLDRASANRNLSTAYSKELESFRNQQKTLEEELNDQLLISNTSALKNQLPILTKLTQASPDKPHYYELLQETQETLLSMQKALSECAWRHFKRNNALSKDCLTLALSLKQDKADQNLMEHLLKEQIQYKKAVAKEELATREQKWKKRIDKNLAEAKRLVESGQLKEARLALNLVLKESPKNETAKKLLADVKRTLKKYIENLLLAGDRLYRDGEIESAKATWRAALTLDPLDLRAREKIQRAQRVLDNLENLRKTNEDGTKNP
- a CDS encoding adenylate/guanylate cyclase domain-containing protein, which gives rise to MINWLVRLFRKAPVPIAIKWTIYIGTLITLVMGVLGWFLITQQTSFHMREVKGFGEVLVEQLAHSASEPMLADDQFNLQGLVSRQTQNEKVVGAAIVPSEKPWITSGSVPHQLPGSEELLPMIWSWRDEDNIRHPAITFFSTIKFRDVIAGHAMITLDRQFLDRNQQRTIGIIGYATFGLILIAGILSYVLSKRLSRPITLLAQAGQKPEAGLLVSPTETDRHDEIGQVYAHFDRMTAGLLEKRQVEDALSRYVSPVVAEKILSNLSQPRLANQEMEGSILFCDIVGFTRLSEDLPADEVASLLNLYLGAIANSAHRCRGVVDKFIGDSAMILFGVPEADKEHGQQAIRCAWLIQAMVRHINKKRRQSRKEPIMLRIGINSGTMLAGNIGIPDRLEYTVVGDTVNLASRLCGASPADGIMMSQTTAEFPGVAEMVELHKQPTLKIRGKKNLVTPYIAGTPSREFGQWLLRTMAYILNKQVR
- the ppsR gene encoding posphoenolpyruvate synthetase regulatory kinase/phosphorylase PpsR, encoding MKRTIFFLADHTGITVEAMGRSLLSQFEGFTYETVHWPFIDTLDKARRVAERINQTTIESNQKPIVFTTLVDPQIRDYFKQLDVPVMDFFETFTARLEQELQLPSSHALGRFHTTDNNRAYDQRIHAVNFALNNDDGAITKNYTTADLILIGVSRVGKTPTCLFLGLQHSVLAANYPITEDDLENDLLPKVLSTYKNKLYGLTIDPHQLQRIRQERRPDRRYSSIEQCRMEIKLSEDLYKHYRIPYLDTTSMSIEEISARLLQHINRAAKITND
- the ppsA gene encoding phosphoenolpyruvate synthase; translation: MNEQIIWFQHLKMQNVDQVGGKNASLGEMISGLADAGVSVPGGFATTAHAYREFLRHNGLAERIDPLLKALDVEDVTALAEAGKTIRQWVVDAPFPESLQVAVTEAYKQLTGDTDTPPSVAVRSSATAEDLPDASFAGQQETFLNVQGLDEVMVAIKEVFASLYNDRAISYRVHQGFAHEDVALSAGIQRMVRSDIGSSGVMFTLDTESGFKDAVFITSSYGLGETVVQGSVNPDEFYVHKGNVEAGRPAILRRNLGGKAIKMVYGQADEERVVTVAVPEQQRRQFSLTNEQVESLAQMAITIEKHYQRPMDIEWGLDGSDGQLYILQARPETVESRVDASTVERFKLEEKGQVLAQGRAIGQRIGSGVAKVIHNASEMAKVEPGDVLITDMTDPDWEPVMKRASAIVTNRGGRTCHAAIIARELGIPAVVGCNDATETLQEGQEVTVSCAEGDDGFIYQGLLKFSISRGDVTSLPEPPAKIMMNVANPSRAFAFSRIPNSGIGLARLEFIINTTIGVHPRALMEFDNLPSDIKSSVQKQIDGYSAPVEFYVDKLVEGISTLAAAFNGKPVIVRMSDFKSNEYANLIGGKLYEPEEENPMIGFRGASRYISQSFRPCFELECRALKRVREEMGFDNVEIMIPFVRTLDEAAAVIQLLEENGLKRGENGLKVIMMCELPSNAVLAKDFLEYFDGFSIGSNDMTQLTLGLDRDSGLVANSFDERDPAVKRMLGMAIQACNEAGKYVGICGQGPSDYPDLAEWLVEQGIQSMSLNPDTVIDTWRLLAGLES
- a CDS encoding chemotaxis protein, producing MIDYLIAMTIIPILLLGWLIVQSIARRFAKLHPEFGPPREEGTGCGKSCLCSGSSCQRQGDNPRGYNNE
- a CDS encoding electron transport complex protein RnfA, whose protein sequence is MGTESLSFIFLNAVLANNFVLALFLGLCPFLGVSGKLNTALPMGLATMFVMLVSSVCAYMINIVLVTFEIEFLRLIAYIAVIASAVQLVEMTLKKFSPGLFRSLGIFLPLITTNCAILGLALFQTFKEYDFLQSLVYALGAGTGFVLAILLMAGLREKLELSTMPSITQGAAVSLVLGGLLSLSFMGFAGLGG
- the rsxE gene encoding electron transport complex subunit RsxE, with the protein product MAKDNPTITWETFTEGLWRDNPVFVMLLGMCPVLAVTNSAINALAMGLATTFVLLASGTLISLLRKSIPKQVRIATYIVIIATFVTIVDYTIQAISLDLYNALGAFIQLIVVNCMILGRAEAYASRNRPLKAIVNGLGMGIGFTFALLCLGVVREILGAGSLFGVDLFGPRFEPWVVMVLPAGGFLVLGAWLLLFEWLKQRKERAELETATETR